A window from Schistosoma haematobium chromosome 3, whole genome shotgun sequence encodes these proteins:
- the HDAC6_1 gene encoding Histone deacetylase 6, variant 2 (EggNog:ENOG410V6W3~COG:B) yields the protein MKKQPIKSRLKTTRTVLKQSGHRQVSPPSTSVISQNSQSTGLVYDERMLKHKHEWFIEEQESPRRIQQAFHRCVEENLVSRCIRVPAIPINEDDLTLVHDKWYIEKIKQSCHMSNRELYSLSGEYDGVFFNRVCLSLRLLDILHYDLLNCVLL from the exons ATGAAAAAGCAACCAATCAAATCAAGATTGAAAACTACTCGGACAGTACTTAAACAAAGTGGACATCGACAAGTTTCGCCTCCATCTACTAGCGTAATATCACAAAATTCACA ATCAACGGGTCTAGTTTATGATGAACGTATGCTTAAGCATAAACATGAGTGGTTTATTGAAGAACAAGAAAGTCCACGTCGTATTCAACAAGCATTTCATCGTTGTGTAGAAGAAAATTTAGTTTCACGATGTATACGAGTACCG GCTATTCCTATCAATGAAGATGATTTAACTCTTGTACATGATAAATGGTATATAGAGAAAATCAAACAATCATGTCATATGTCCAATCGTGAATTATATTCATTATCCGGAGAATATGACGGAGTATTCTTTAATCGGGTATGTTTGAGCTTAAGACTATTAGACATTTTACATTATGATCTTTTGAATTGTGTTCTGCTATGA
- the TUB2_1 gene encoding Tubulin beta chain (Beta tubulin) (EggNog:ENOG4112NDK~COG:Z): MREIVHIQAGQCGNQIGAKFWEVISDEHGIDPTGTYHGDSDLQLERINVYYNEASGGKYVPRAILVDLEPGTMDSVRAGPFGQLFRPDNFVFGQSGAGNNWAKGHYTEGAELVDSVLDVVRKEAESCDCLQGFQLTHSLGGGTGSGMGTLLISKIREEYPDRIMNTFSVVPSPKVSDTVVEPYNATLSVHQLVENTDETYCIDNEALYDICFRTLKLTTPTYGDLNHLVSATMSGVTTCLRFPGQLNADLRKLAVNMVPFPRLHFFMPGFAPLTSRGSQQYRSLTVPELTQQMFDAKNMMAACDPRHGRYLTVAAIFRGRMSMKEVDEQMLNVQNKNSSYFVDWIPNNVKTAVCDIPPRGLKMSVTFIGNSTAIQELFKRVSEQFTAMFRRKAFLHWYTGEGMDEMEFTEAESNMNDLVSEYQQYQDATAEEEGEFEEELEDA, from the exons ATGCGTGAGATAGTTCATATACAGGCTGGTCAATGTGGTAACCAAATTGGTGCCAAA TTCTGGGAAGTTATTTCGGATGAGCATGGCATCGATCCGACTGGAACATATCATGGTGACTCAGATCTACAACTTGAGCGAATCAATGTTTACTACAATGAAGCATCCGGTGGCAAATATGTTCCAAGAGCTATCTTAGTGGACTTAGAACCAGGCACCATGGATAGTGTTCGTGCAGGACCTTTCGGTCAACTTTTCCGTCCTGATAATTTCGTATTTGGTCAAAGTGGCGCTGGGAATAATTGGGCTAAAGGCCATTACACAGAAGGAGCAGAACTTGTAGATTCTGTCTTAGACGTCGTAAGAAAAGAAGCAGAATCTTGTGATTGCCTTCAAGGATTCCAATTAACCCATTCGCTCGGTGGTGGTACAGGTTCAGGTATGGGGACGCTGTTGATCTCGAAGATTCGTGAGGAGTACCCTGATCGGATTATGAATACATTTTCGGTCGTTCCTTCACCAAAA GTATCGGATACTGTTGTTGAGCCGTACAACGCGACGTTGTCTGTACACCAACTGGTTGAAAATACTGATGAAACATATTGCATTGATAATGAGGCGCTTTATGACATCTGCTTCCGAACATTGAAACTGACAACTCCTACATACGGTGACTTGAATCACCTGGTCAGCGCGACAATGTCTGGGGTCACAACTTGTCTCAGATTTCCTGGACAGTTAAACGCCGATCTTCGAAAACTGGCTGTCAATATGGTCCCCTTCCCACGCTTGCACTTCTTCATGCCTGGCTTCGCACCACTTACTAGCCGTGGTAGCCAGCAATATCGTTCACTAACTGTTCCTGAGTTAACGCAACAAATGTTTGATGCGAAGAACATGATGGCTGCTTGTGATCCGCGCCATGGGCGTTATTTGACAGTCGCGGCTATTTTCCGTGGCCGTATGTCTATGAAGGAAGTCGACGAGCAAATGTTGAATGTTCAGAACAAGAATTCCAGTTACTTTGTTGACTGGATCCCTAACAACGTCAAGACTGCCGTCTGCGATATTCCACCCCGTGGACTGAAAATGTCAGTGACATTTATCGGCAATAGCACTGCCATCCAGGAGCTGTTTAAGCGTGTTTCTGAACAGTTCACGGCTATGTTCCGCCGAAAGGCTTTCTTGCATTGGTACACCGGTGAAGGTATGGATGAGATGGAGTTTACCGAGGCAGAATCTAATATGAACGATCTGGTAAGCGAGTATCAACAATATCAAGATGCAACCGCCGAAGAAGAAGGTGAATTCGAAGAGGAACTTGAAGATGCATAA